The following coding sequences are from one Streptomyces angustmyceticus window:
- a CDS encoding GTP-binding protein has protein sequence MVSAPSPTHEAHSVTAVEQPPVPVKLVIAGGFGVGKTTAVGAISEIRPLTTEAAITEVAAGVDDLTHTPGKTTTTVAMDFGCLTIDPTLKLYLFGTPGQDRFGFMWDDVVEGALGALVIVDTRRLDDCYAAVDYFEHKGIPFAVAVNAFDGEVHHALDEVRWALDVSDHVPLVVFDARATGSVRDALLVVLDVALSRAENGTAG, from the coding sequence ATGGTCTCCGCGCCGTCCCCGACTCACGAGGCGCACTCCGTGACAGCGGTTGAACAGCCGCCGGTACCGGTCAAGCTGGTCATCGCCGGCGGCTTCGGCGTCGGCAAGACCACGGCCGTCGGCGCGATCTCCGAGATCCGGCCGCTGACCACGGAAGCCGCCATCACCGAGGTCGCGGCGGGGGTGGACGATCTCACCCACACCCCCGGCAAGACCACCACCACGGTCGCCATGGACTTCGGCTGCCTCACCATCGACCCGACGCTGAAGCTCTATCTGTTCGGCACGCCGGGCCAGGACCGGTTCGGGTTCATGTGGGACGACGTGGTCGAGGGCGCGCTCGGCGCCCTGGTGATCGTGGATACCCGCCGCCTGGACGACTGTTACGCCGCGGTGGACTACTTCGAGCACAAGGGCATCCCCTTCGCCGTCGCCGTCAACGCCTTCGACGGCGAGGTCCACCACGCCCTCGACGAGGTGCGCTGGGCACTGGACGTCTCCGACCACGTACCGCTGGTCGTCTTCGACGCCCGCGCCACCGGCTCGGTCCGGGACGCCCTGCTCGTTGTCCTCGACGTCGCGCTGTCCCGCGCCGAGAACGGCACGGCGGGCTGA
- a CDS encoding DUF742 domain-containing protein: MAAGEPGPDEDGGPPGSWGSPRSNDAGSGAGTASPGTGDAPAPSEPVGRAPAIRPFLLTAGRVAGGGTGASLPVETQIVATSSGITALGSLAFEQHDIVAACRRPQSVAELAAGLRLHLNVVRVLAEDLRTAGHLAVHVPDTGTTQDISVLRRVIDGLRAVPDSRGALRDSG, translated from the coding sequence ATGGCCGCCGGTGAACCAGGACCGGACGAGGACGGGGGTCCCCCCGGCTCATGGGGCTCCCCCCGCTCGAACGACGCCGGGAGCGGGGCAGGAACCGCGAGTCCGGGGACGGGCGACGCCCCGGCCCCGTCCGAGCCGGTCGGCCGCGCTCCCGCGATCCGGCCCTTCCTGCTGACCGCCGGCCGCGTGGCGGGGGGCGGCACCGGCGCGTCGCTGCCGGTCGAGACGCAGATCGTGGCGACCTCGTCCGGGATCACCGCCCTGGGATCGCTCGCCTTCGAGCAACACGACATTGTGGCCGCCTGCCGGCGGCCGCAATCGGTGGCGGAGCTGGCCGCCGGACTCCGCCTCCACCTCAATGTCGTCCGGGTGCTGGCGGAGGACCTGCGCACCGCCGGACATCTGGCCGTGCACGTCCCGGACACCGGCACCACCCAGGACATTTCCGTACTGCGAAGGGTTATCGATGGTCTCCGCGCCGTCCCCGACTCACGAGGCGCACTCCGTGACAGCGGTTGA
- a CDS encoding roadblock/LC7 domain-containing protein gives MDLTAAAADFTWLLDRFASETAGVVDAIAVSSDGLLIAVSRLREQADSERLAAIVSGVTSLAAGASGNYGLGGLNKVIIDLEGGHVLVSAIGCGAVLGVVTSKEAKLGNIAYEMTLFANRAGGALTPQLVMELKKNAGAAPAS, from the coding sequence ATGGATCTCACAGCCGCCGCGGCCGACTTCACCTGGCTCCTCGACCGGTTCGCCAGCGAGACCGCCGGTGTCGTCGACGCCATCGCGGTGTCCTCCGACGGCCTGCTGATCGCCGTCTCCCGCCTGCGTGAGCAGGCCGACTCCGAACGGCTCGCGGCGATCGTCTCGGGCGTCACGAGCCTGGCCGCCGGCGCGTCCGGCAACTACGGCCTGGGCGGCCTCAACAAGGTCATCATCGACCTGGAGGGCGGCCATGTCCTGGTGTCGGCCATCGGCTGCGGTGCCGTCCTGGGCGTGGTGACCTCCAAGGAGGCCAAGCTCGGCAACATCGCCTACGAGATGACCCTGTTCGCCAACCGTGCGGGCGGCGCGCTCACCCCCCAGCTGGTCATGGAGCTCAAGAAGAACGCCGGCGCCGCACCGGCCAGCTGA
- a CDS encoding HAMP domain-containing sensor histidine kinase: MIAPVAVVGVLLAIGVDNQMDKALDAGRTEELVRDSEQVTRLINDIQAEHRQALLLSVEQEAARPGAALPSTATYRAAQRSTDAQVTTVRSAFGSGLPKEGARALEYVRGLAVLRDKVERGSVPAAGIDPAYAAAVDYLIDGIGLDRFLGTSSSSVTDLLDTVLRADAAHATYESGVFSAQTRDANALTEYTRAVGAHQLYEEQAAHFARIASPSQVLRLGGIERDAEANGIDAQFAELQIDPASLQGQTPEQLRKAIAAGSRQAEARLDITRSLIEDIAARAETLSADALRNALLMLGLALLGFASWLTFSVQVRRSVVRPLTALTGAAQQVVDVAGEELARVEEDESTDSTPLRPRPIPVPVRDEIGHLAETFNQVQVTAAALLERQVLSRRNVAEMFGNVGRRVSNLTSRQLMLIDAVEREETDPDVLQRMYRIDHIAVRLQRNADSLMLLAGVRDPELEARPTSLVNVIRAGLGQIEGFQRVSLRSETEVTVGPDVVDDLTLMLAELLENAVSFSPSDTPVEVVVRPGTDITADGGALIEIIDHGLGMSADRLGEENARLVRRERLDLVPTKVLGLFVVGSLARRSGIRVALGRTPGGGVTASVWLPSALLPAVLPAGTPSPAADPSATQSGDEAPEQAGEQAGEQTGEPDSSGEGGADGTEAPSAAPEPGTPGSAPAPATPLPVRTPAAAPERRPVAPARQGELPRRLPQRTDEEGTGSPAGPRSAPAGRPLRRRVRGATLTMTTPVADRETQAPRRPVDADAVRSELDEFEAAVRRAEQESAPPQGDPAPSPHQQPRKESGSDDADR, from the coding sequence GTGATCGCGCCGGTCGCGGTCGTCGGCGTCCTGCTCGCCATCGGCGTCGACAACCAGATGGACAAGGCCCTGGACGCCGGCCGCACCGAAGAGCTGGTGCGCGACAGCGAGCAGGTCACCAGGCTGATCAACGACATCCAGGCCGAACACCGGCAGGCGCTGCTGCTGTCCGTGGAGCAGGAGGCGGCCCGGCCCGGTGCCGCACTGCCGTCGACCGCCACCTACCGCGCGGCGCAGCGGAGCACCGACGCACAGGTCACCACCGTGCGTTCCGCGTTCGGGTCCGGCCTGCCGAAGGAGGGGGCGCGGGCGCTGGAGTACGTCCGGGGCCTGGCGGTGCTGCGGGACAAGGTCGAGCGCGGCTCGGTGCCGGCCGCCGGTATCGACCCCGCCTACGCCGCCGCGGTCGACTACCTGATCGACGGCATCGGCCTCGACCGCTTCCTGGGCACCTCGTCGTCCTCGGTCACCGATCTCCTCGACACGGTGCTGCGCGCCGACGCCGCCCACGCGACCTACGAGAGCGGGGTGTTCTCCGCCCAGACCCGGGACGCCAACGCCCTCACCGAGTACACCCGTGCCGTCGGCGCCCACCAGCTCTACGAGGAACAGGCCGCCCACTTCGCCCGGATCGCCTCGCCGAGCCAGGTCCTGCGCCTGGGCGGGATCGAGCGGGACGCCGAGGCGAACGGCATCGACGCGCAGTTCGCGGAGCTGCAGATCGACCCCGCCTCGCTCCAGGGCCAGACCCCGGAGCAACTGCGCAAGGCGATCGCCGCGGGCAGCCGGCAGGCCGAGGCCCGTCTCGACATCACCCGGTCGCTGATCGAGGACATCGCCGCCCGCGCCGAAACCCTCTCCGCCGACGCCCTGCGGAACGCGCTGCTGATGCTCGGCCTCGCCCTGCTCGGCTTCGCCTCCTGGCTGACCTTCTCCGTCCAGGTCCGGCGCTCGGTCGTGCGTCCTCTGACGGCCCTGACCGGCGCCGCGCAGCAGGTGGTCGACGTGGCCGGGGAAGAACTCGCCCGCGTCGAGGAGGACGAGTCGACGGACAGCACCCCGCTCAGGCCGCGGCCGATCCCCGTCCCGGTGCGCGACGAGATCGGTCACCTGGCCGAGACGTTCAACCAGGTGCAGGTCACCGCCGCGGCGCTGCTGGAGCGGCAGGTGCTCAGCCGCCGCAACGTCGCCGAGATGTTCGGCAACGTCGGACGCCGGGTCAGCAACCTGACCTCCCGCCAGCTCATGCTGATCGACGCCGTGGAGCGCGAGGAGACCGACCCCGACGTGCTGCAGCGGATGTACCGCATCGACCACATCGCGGTACGCCTCCAGCGCAACGCCGACAGCCTGATGCTGCTCGCCGGCGTCCGGGACCCCGAGCTGGAGGCCCGGCCGACCAGCCTGGTCAATGTCATCCGGGCCGGGCTCGGCCAGATCGAGGGCTTCCAGCGGGTGTCCCTGCGGTCCGAGACCGAGGTCACGGTCGGACCCGACGTGGTCGACGACCTGACGCTGATGCTCGCCGAACTCCTGGAGAACGCGGTCTCGTTCTCGCCGTCCGACACCCCCGTCGAGGTGGTCGTCCGCCCCGGCACCGACATCACCGCGGACGGCGGTGCCCTGATCGAGATCATCGACCACGGCCTCGGCATGAGCGCCGACCGGCTCGGCGAGGAGAACGCCCGCCTGGTCCGCCGGGAGCGGCTCGACCTCGTACCGACGAAGGTCCTCGGCCTGTTCGTGGTCGGCAGCCTCGCCCGGCGCTCGGGCATCCGCGTCGCCCTCGGCCGTACGCCGGGCGGCGGCGTCACCGCCAGCGTCTGGCTCCCCTCCGCGCTGCTGCCGGCCGTGCTCCCCGCCGGCACCCCGTCCCCGGCGGCGGACCCGTCCGCGACGCAGAGCGGGGACGAGGCGCCGGAACAGGCCGGGGAACAAGCCGGAGAGCAGACCGGAGAGCCGGACAGCTCCGGTGAGGGCGGGGCGGACGGCACCGAGGCCCCGTCGGCCGCGCCCGAGCCCGGCACGCCCGGGTCCGCGCCGGCTCCCGCCACGCCGCTCCCCGTGCGGACCCCCGCCGCCGCCCCCGAGCGGCGGCCCGTCGCCCCCGCGCGACAGGGCGAGCTCCCGCGGCGCCTCCCGCAGCGCACGGACGAGGAGGGGACCGGCTCCCCGGCCGGTCCGCGCTCCGCACCGGCCGGCCGCCCGCTGCGACGGCGGGTACGAGGCGCGACCCTCACCATGACCACTCCGGTGGCCGACCGGGAGACCCAGGCCCCGCGCCGGCCCGTCGACGCCGACGCGGTCCGGTCCGAGCTCGACGAATTCGAAGCCGCAGTACGCCGGGCGGAGCAAGAGAGCGCTCCGCCCCAGGGGGACCCAGCGCCCTCGCCACACCAGCAACCCCGGAAGGAGTCGGGCAGTGACGACGCCGACAGGTAA
- a CDS encoding substrate-binding domain-containing protein, producing the protein MHPTRKAVVTAAAFLVMATVAGCEPGGAAASHQGSAEPGCPTALARAKRAVKKAEAVSAPWEGPTTGPEAVHDKTVVYIAQTLTNPGVAGVAQGVQEAAKIVGWHARTLNGQGTPEGLKAAFQQALRLKPDGIVISGFDPSTTAAEVKKARAEGISLVGWHAAPAPGTSPELFSNVTSRVEDVAKISADWIIARSNGHAGVVLFTDATVPFAKRKSDLIRKELATCSGTKLLSYTNMPIPQVNSRSIKEVRSLLSRFGRKWTYSAAINDLYFQHAAPALRAAGKDGAGAPFNIGAGDGDPSAFQRVNGKEFQAATVPEPLSEQGWQIVDEFNRAFSKAPDSGYTAPVHIATSANSGGALSWDSEGYRQAYRKIWGK; encoded by the coding sequence GTGCACCCCACCCGCAAGGCGGTCGTGACCGCCGCCGCATTCCTGGTCATGGCCACCGTCGCCGGCTGTGAACCCGGCGGCGCCGCCGCGTCCCACCAGGGCTCCGCCGAGCCCGGATGCCCCACCGCCCTCGCCAGGGCCAAGCGGGCGGTCAAGAAGGCCGAGGCGGTGAGCGCCCCCTGGGAGGGGCCCACCACGGGACCCGAGGCCGTCCACGACAAGACCGTCGTCTACATAGCCCAGACCCTGACCAACCCCGGCGTCGCCGGAGTCGCCCAGGGTGTCCAGGAGGCCGCGAAGATCGTCGGATGGCACGCCCGCACCCTCAACGGCCAGGGCACGCCGGAGGGCCTCAAGGCCGCCTTCCAGCAGGCCCTGCGCCTGAAGCCGGACGGCATCGTCATCAGCGGATTCGACCCCTCGACGACCGCGGCGGAGGTCAAGAAGGCCCGTGCCGAGGGCATTTCGCTGGTCGGCTGGCACGCCGCGCCGGCCCCCGGCACGTCCCCCGAGCTCTTCAGCAACGTCACCTCCCGGGTCGAGGACGTCGCGAAGATCAGCGCCGACTGGATCATCGCCCGGTCCAACGGGCACGCGGGCGTCGTCCTGTTCACCGACGCCACGGTGCCCTTCGCGAAGCGCAAGTCCGACCTGATCAGGAAGGAACTCGCGACGTGCTCGGGCACCAAGCTGCTGAGCTACACCAACATGCCCATTCCGCAGGTCAACAGCCGGTCCATCAAGGAGGTCCGCTCGCTGCTGTCCCGTTTCGGCCGCAAGTGGACCTACTCCGCCGCCATCAACGACCTGTACTTCCAGCACGCCGCCCCCGCGCTGCGCGCCGCGGGCAAGGACGGCGCGGGTGCCCCGTTCAACATCGGCGCCGGTGACGGCGACCCGTCGGCCTTCCAGCGGGTCAACGGCAAGGAGTTCCAGGCGGCGACCGTGCCCGAGCCGCTCTCCGAACAGGGCTGGCAGATCGTCGACGAGTTCAACCGCGCCTTCAGCAAGGCCCCGGACAGCGGGTACACCGCCCCCGTCCACATCGCCACCTCCGCCAACAGCGGCGGTGCGCTCTCCTGGGACTCCGAGGGCTACCGCCAGGCGTACCGCAAGATCTGGGGCAAGTGA
- a CDS encoding MDR family NADP-dependent oxidoreductase: MSAGVGPGIPPKAREVRLSAHLEGELTLGHFDIVEVEVPQPAPGEVLVRTDHLPLAAAYQDLMRADCPLPLPPFQVGERLGGGALGTVVRSASPDLAVGDVVQSMSGWSEYSCGPANTYFKVDPDLFPSPVYYLSQGPTAYYGMADIARAGKGDTVFVSGAAGGVGSLAGQIAKCRGAARVIGSAGSKEKVDYLVGELGFDDAFDYHDGPVVDRLRELAPDGIQVFFDNVGGEQFEAAIEVAAPHARFALCGALSAQNGDRAHPRLDLMTAITKHLELRPFATYHTPEQITAWTRHFAMWVAEGTFVFPHTSVEGGIEAAPAALISLLQGAYRGNVALDLTAA, translated from the coding sequence ATGAGCGCTGGTGTGGGTCCCGGCATTCCGCCCAAGGCCCGGGAGGTACGGCTGTCCGCGCACTTGGAGGGTGAACTCACCCTCGGCCACTTCGACATCGTCGAGGTCGAGGTGCCGCAGCCGGCGCCCGGGGAGGTCCTGGTCCGTACGGACCATCTGCCGCTGGCGGCGGCCTACCAGGACCTGATGCGGGCCGACTGCCCGCTGCCGCTGCCGCCGTTCCAGGTCGGCGAGCGGCTCGGCGGGGGCGCCCTGGGCACGGTGGTCCGGTCGGCGAGCCCGGACCTGGCCGTCGGTGACGTCGTCCAGTCGATGTCCGGCTGGAGCGAGTACTCCTGCGGTCCGGCCAACACCTACTTCAAGGTGGACCCGGACCTCTTCCCCAGCCCGGTGTACTACCTGAGTCAGGGGCCCACCGCCTACTACGGCATGGCGGACATCGCCCGGGCCGGCAAGGGCGACACGGTCTTCGTCTCCGGCGCGGCCGGCGGGGTGGGCTCGCTCGCCGGGCAGATCGCCAAGTGCCGGGGAGCGGCCCGGGTGATCGGCAGCGCGGGCAGCAAGGAGAAGGTCGACTACCTGGTGGGCGAGCTGGGTTTCGACGACGCCTTCGACTACCACGACGGCCCGGTCGTCGACCGGCTGCGCGAGCTGGCCCCGGACGGCATCCAGGTGTTCTTCGACAACGTCGGCGGGGAGCAGTTCGAGGCCGCGATCGAGGTCGCGGCCCCGCACGCGCGGTTCGCGCTGTGCGGTGCGCTGTCCGCGCAGAACGGCGACCGGGCACACCCCCGGCTCGACCTCATGACGGCCATCACCAAGCATCTGGAGCTGCGGCCGTTCGCGACGTACCACACGCCGGAGCAGATCACCGCGTGGACGCGGCACTTCGCGATGTGGGTGGCCGAGGGCACTTTCGTCTTCCCGCACACCTCCGTCGAGGGCGGCATCGAGGCCGCGCCGGCCGCGCTGATCTCGTTGCTCCAGGGGGCCTACCGGGGCAATGTCGCGCTGGATCTGACGGCCGCCTGA
- a CDS encoding DinB family protein yields the protein MPTMADPRMDECEELLAAWQEHRAALRRALAGLTDDQARSTPSVSTLSLASLLTHAVRGEPAWIPVIAGRGADWLQRDGQAEFEVPAAETVAGLLAEHERVGTEVAQAVRAVKDFDERVPMPKTPWGPQDEPRTVRWILLHLIGEAARHAGHADLIRESLDGANAFDLQQAAPDA from the coding sequence ATGCCGACCATGGCTGACCCCCGGATGGACGAATGCGAAGAGCTGCTGGCGGCCTGGCAGGAGCACCGCGCCGCGCTGCGCCGGGCGCTCGCCGGCCTCACCGACGACCAGGCGCGCAGCACCCCCAGCGTCAGCACGCTGTCGCTCGCGTCGCTGCTCACCCACGCCGTGCGCGGGGAGCCGGCCTGGATCCCGGTCATCGCCGGCCGGGGCGCCGACTGGCTGCAGCGCGACGGGCAGGCCGAGTTCGAGGTGCCCGCGGCGGAGACGGTGGCCGGTCTGCTGGCCGAGCACGAGCGGGTGGGCACCGAGGTGGCGCAGGCGGTGCGGGCGGTCAAGGACTTCGACGAGCGGGTGCCGATGCCCAAGACCCCGTGGGGCCCGCAGGACGAGCCGCGCACGGTCCGCTGGATCCTGCTGCACCTGATCGGGGAGGCGGCCCGGCACGCCGGCCACGCCGATCTCATCCGCGAGTCCCTCGACGGCGCCAACGCCTTCGACCTGCAGCAGGCCGCCCCCGACGCCTGA
- a CDS encoding nuclear transport factor 2 family protein yields the protein MSQVSHRTVPRVTAELYVEVQQFYARQMPLLEARKLVEFLETMTEDGSIEHRPGGWKLAGRQQLLAEMRARRGDPERPLVEEISARDAREHDVAYYDGLVYRYWFDRMHIEPAGEDTLHVRYQAIVSMTDAAGKVSFEPTTVVEDVLVRIDGELYTRSRVVTHDSPAWADKIHNPS from the coding sequence GTGTCCCAGGTATCGCACCGCACCGTGCCGCGGGTGACCGCGGAGCTGTATGTGGAGGTGCAGCAGTTCTACGCACGGCAGATGCCGCTCCTGGAAGCCCGGAAGCTGGTGGAGTTCCTGGAGACCATGACCGAGGACGGTTCGATCGAGCACCGTCCGGGCGGCTGGAAGCTGGCGGGCCGTCAGCAGTTGCTGGCCGAGATGCGGGCGCGCCGCGGGGACCCGGAGCGGCCGCTCGTCGAGGAGATCTCCGCGCGCGACGCACGGGAGCACGACGTCGCGTACTACGACGGACTGGTCTACCGCTACTGGTTCGACCGGATGCACATCGAGCCGGCCGGCGAGGACACCCTGCACGTGCGCTACCAGGCGATCGTGAGCATGACGGACGCCGCCGGCAAGGTCAGCTTCGAGCCGACCACGGTCGTGGAGGACGTCCTGGTGCGGATCGACGGTGAGCTGTACACCCGTTCCCGCGTCGTCACCCATGACTCCCCCGCCTGGGCCGACAAGATCCACAACCCGTCCTGA
- a CDS encoding cytochrome P450 yields MSACPVSDAFPFPGSSYHGPAPHYARLRTEQPVVRVRTAGGVDAWLVTRYEDVRAALADPRLSRAETCRPGAPRIGGSMTTTPEMIISLDGAEHTRLRKLVVGAFTTRRVERMRPGVQKVADELLDDMADRGGPVDLVQRLTVPLPLTVIGELLGVPREDLRQFETHARAFATVDDRAGGAESLAGLAKLNEYIVGLIADKRAEPTGDMLSDLIAARDHDDRLSEQELVTFGFTLIGAGFDTTANQLANSVLALVAGHRDQWRALVEDPGRIPDAVEELLRHVNLFATDTSGFPRMAVEDLEIGGVRIAAGEPVLLSLASANRDPSVFDDPDRLDLSRGRNPHISFGHGIHYCLGKQLGRMEMEIALAGLVRRFPDLRLAVPESELPWHTGEINHTLTSLPVTWGA; encoded by the coding sequence TTGTCCGCCTGCCCCGTCTCCGACGCGTTCCCCTTCCCCGGCTCGTCCTATCACGGCCCGGCCCCGCACTACGCCCGGCTGCGCACCGAACAGCCGGTGGTACGGGTGCGGACGGCGGGAGGTGTGGACGCCTGGCTGGTCACCCGGTACGAGGACGTCCGGGCGGCGCTGGCCGATCCCCGGCTGAGCAGGGCGGAGACCTGCCGGCCCGGGGCACCCCGGATCGGGGGGTCGATGACGACCACGCCCGAGATGATCATTTCGCTGGACGGCGCCGAACACACCCGGCTGCGCAAGCTGGTGGTCGGCGCGTTCACCACCCGGCGGGTCGAGCGGATGCGGCCCGGGGTGCAGAAGGTGGCCGACGAGCTGCTGGACGACATGGCGGACCGCGGCGGGCCGGTGGACCTGGTGCAGCGGCTGACGGTGCCGCTGCCGCTGACCGTCATCGGTGAGCTGCTGGGCGTCCCGCGCGAGGACCTGCGGCAGTTCGAGACCCACGCCCGCGCCTTCGCCACCGTCGACGACCGGGCCGGCGGCGCGGAGTCGCTGGCCGGGCTGGCCAAGCTCAACGAGTACATCGTGGGGCTGATCGCCGACAAGCGGGCCGAGCCCACCGGCGACATGCTCTCGGACCTGATCGCGGCCCGGGACCACGACGACCGGCTCAGCGAACAGGAGCTGGTGACGTTCGGCTTCACCCTGATCGGCGCCGGGTTCGACACCACCGCCAACCAGCTCGCCAACTCCGTGCTGGCGCTGGTGGCCGGGCACCGCGACCAGTGGCGCGCCCTCGTCGAGGACCCCGGCCGCATCCCGGACGCCGTCGAGGAACTGCTGCGGCACGTCAACCTGTTCGCCACCGACACCTCGGGGTTCCCGCGAATGGCCGTCGAGGACCTGGAGATCGGCGGGGTGCGCATCGCCGCGGGCGAACCGGTCCTGCTGTCCCTGGCCTCCGCCAACCGCGACCCGTCGGTCTTCGACGACCCCGACCGGCTGGACCTCTCCCGCGGCCGCAATCCGCACATCTCCTTCGGCCACGGCATCCACTACTGCCTGGGCAAGCAGCTCGGCCGGATGGAGATGGAGATCGCGCTGGCCGGGCTGGTGCGGCGCTTCCCCGACCTGCGGCTGGCCGTGCCCGAGAGCGAACTGCCCTGGCACACCGGCGAGATCAACCACACCCTGACCAGCCTGCCGGTCACCTGGGGAGCCTGA
- a CDS encoding NDP-hexose 2,3-dehydratase family protein — protein MATATPPRAAADLAGRFARSAAVTEAGSWLRTADVPGWLAERRACHRFAVRRIPFAALDGWSFAPGTGNLCHDSGRFFTVEGLRVSAGAGPFPHWQQPVIKQPEVGVLGLLAKEFDGVLHFLMQAKMEPGNRNLLQLSPTVQATRSNYTKVHRGADVPYLDHFLRPAPGSVVADSLQSEHGSWFFRKSNRNMIVETRAAVPVADDFCWLTLGQIGRLLRRDNLVNMDARTVLAGVPTGGGPGPGGGPYGDTELLSWFTGERSRHTVGAELVPLDAVAGWRRGPHTIERPDGRYFRVVAVAVEAGSREVAGWSQPLIEPCGLGVTAFLTRRTGGVPQVLVHARVEGGFLDTVELGPTVQCVPGNHAALPPDQRPPFLDTVLTAPPGRIRYAAVHSEEGGRFLHAESRYLLVEAGDAVPDALPPGYRWVTPGALGALVRHGHYLNVQARSLLSLLTTGAVRLQD, from the coding sequence ATGGCCACCGCCACGCCCCCGCGTGCGGCAGCGGACCTCGCCGGGCGCTTCGCGCGCTCGGCCGCGGTGACCGAGGCCGGCTCCTGGCTGCGCACCGCCGACGTCCCCGGCTGGCTGGCCGAGCGCCGTGCCTGCCACCGCTTCGCGGTGCGGCGCATCCCGTTCGCGGCGCTGGACGGCTGGTCCTTCGCCCCCGGGACCGGGAACCTCTGTCATGACAGCGGGCGCTTCTTCACCGTGGAGGGCCTGCGGGTCTCGGCCGGCGCCGGGCCGTTCCCGCACTGGCAGCAGCCCGTCATCAAGCAGCCGGAGGTCGGCGTCCTGGGCCTGCTGGCCAAGGAGTTCGACGGGGTGCTGCACTTCCTGATGCAGGCCAAGATGGAGCCGGGCAACCGGAACCTGCTGCAGCTGTCGCCGACCGTGCAGGCCACCCGCAGCAACTACACCAAGGTGCACCGCGGCGCCGATGTGCCCTACCTCGACCACTTCCTGCGGCCGGCCCCGGGCAGTGTGGTCGCCGACTCCCTGCAGTCCGAACACGGGTCGTGGTTCTTCCGCAAGAGCAACCGGAACATGATCGTGGAAACCCGTGCGGCGGTGCCGGTGGCCGACGACTTCTGCTGGCTGACGCTCGGCCAGATCGGACGGCTGCTGCGCCGGGACAACCTCGTGAACATGGACGCCCGCACGGTCCTCGCGGGGGTGCCCACCGGCGGCGGCCCGGGGCCCGGTGGCGGGCCGTACGGCGATACGGAGCTGCTGTCCTGGTTCACCGGGGAGCGCTCCCGGCACACGGTCGGCGCCGAGCTGGTCCCGCTGGACGCGGTGGCGGGCTGGCGGCGCGGGCCGCACACCATCGAGCGCCCGGACGGCCGGTACTTCCGGGTGGTGGCGGTGGCCGTCGAGGCCGGCAGCCGGGAGGTGGCGGGCTGGAGCCAGCCCCTGATCGAGCCGTGCGGACTCGGCGTCACCGCCTTCCTCACCCGCCGCACCGGGGGCGTCCCGCAGGTGCTGGTGCACGCACGGGTGGAGGGCGGCTTCCTCGACACCGTCGAACTCGGGCCGACCGTCCAGTGCGTGCCGGGAAACCACGCGGCGCTCCCGCCCGACCAGCGGCCGCCGTTCCTCGACACGGTGCTGACGGCGCCGCCCGGCCGGATCCGGTACGCGGCGGTGCACTCCGAGGAGGGCGGCCGGTTCCTGCACGCGGAGAGCCGCTATCTGCTGGTCGAGGCGGGCGACGCGGTCCCGGACGCGCTGCCGCCCGGCTACCGCTGGGTCACGCCCGGCGCGCTCGGCGCACTGGTCCGGCACGGCCACTACCTCAACGTCCAGGCGCGCAGCCTGCTCTCGCTGCTCACCACCGGCGCCGTCCGCCTCCAGGACTGA